In one window of Primulina tabacum isolate GXHZ01 chromosome 8, ASM2559414v2, whole genome shotgun sequence DNA:
- the LOC142553733 gene encoding NADH dehydrogenase [ubiquinone] 1 alpha subcomplex subunit 6 — protein sequence MVSSVKFVRVPPNSASLAEARQRVFEFFKTTCRSIPSIMEIYNLDDVASPSQLRSSVASQIRKNAHITNPKVLKERKKEWKLMVSSVKFVRVPPNSASLAEARQRVFEFFKTTCRSIPSIMEIYNLDDVASPSQLRSSVASQIRKNAHITNPKVIDMLLFKGTEELNNVVEHSKQRHHILGQYVIGRRGLTHDIEIKDGTSDFLKNFYKGNYF from the exons ATGGTGTCATCGGTGAAGTTCGTGCGCGTGCCGCCGAACTCGGCGAGCTTGGCTGAGGCTCGGCAGCGAGTGTTCGAGTTTTTCAAGACAACGTGCCGATCGATCCCTTCCATAATGGAAATATATAATCTTGACGACGTTGCTTCCCCCTCCCAGCTCCGTTCCAGCGTCGCATCCCAGATCCGGAAAAACGCTCATATCACCAATCCTAAG GTTttgaaagagagaaaaaaagagTGGAAATTGATGGTGTCATCGGTGAAGTTCGTGCGCGTGCCGCCGAACTCGGCGAGCTTGGCTGAGGCTCGGCAGCGAGTGTTCGAGTTTTTCAAGACAACGTGCCGATCGATCCCTTCCATAATGGAAATATATAATCTTGACGACGTTGCTTCCCCCTCCCAGCTCCGTTCCAGCGTCGCATCCCAGATCCGGAAAAACGCTCATATCACCAATCCTAAG GTCATTGATATGCTGTTGTTCAAGGGAACAGAAGAATTGAATAACGTTGTGGAGCACTCAAAGCAGCGACACCACATTCTCGGCCAGTATGTTATAGGTCGTCGTGGTTTAACCCATGATATAGAAATCAAGGATGGCACGTCTGATTTCCTGAAAAATTTCTACAAAGGCAATTACTTCTGA